A genomic region of Planococcus kocurii contains the following coding sequences:
- a CDS encoding universal stress protein, with protein MTLKYSNILVAVDGSEESELAFRKGAAAATRNNATLHLVHIIDNRSFGSIEAYDRTIADRTKKTSEELLGKYKEEALAAGVENVNVIIEYGVPKIVIPKELAPKLHADVIICGATGLNAAERFIMGSVSERIVRTAKCDVLIVRREQPDLLATD; from the coding sequence ATGACGTTAAAATATTCGAATATTTTAGTAGCAGTAGATGGCTCTGAGGAATCAGAACTTGCTTTTAGAAAAGGTGCAGCCGCAGCTACGCGCAATAACGCCACTTTGCATTTGGTTCATATCATCGATAATCGATCGTTCGGTTCTATCGAAGCTTACGATCGCACCATTGCAGATCGGACGAAAAAAACTTCTGAAGAATTATTAGGTAAGTACAAAGAAGAAGCATTAGCTGCTGGTGTCGAAAATGTAAATGTCATCATTGAATATGGTGTACCTAAAATCGTTATTCCAAAAGAATTAGCACCCAAACTACATGCTGACGTTATTATTTGTGGAGCAACTGGCTTAAATGCCGCTGAGCGATTCATAATGGGCAGCGTCTCTGAAAGAATCGTTCGCACAGCTAAATGTGATGTGTTAATCGTGCGAAGAGAACAACCTGACTTATTAGCAACCGACTAA
- a CDS encoding Crp/Fnr family transcriptional regulator, which produces MKKSSESTKSLTGIEELLSIRHQVKEFKKDHYLFREGDRVEGIFIIRSGKISIEKVTPNGRELTLKICGPDQLVGEVTIFSEAPTYMLDARAVEETVCFHIGMKDLEEALLLNSQLAMNFMKWMGIDQQKTQTKFRDLLLHGKKGALYSTLIRLTNSYGVETEKGILIDMVLTNQELANFCGMTREVVNRLLGNLKKNGTLSLSEGKILLHDVEHLKTETNCENCPIYLCKID; this is translated from the coding sequence ATGAAAAAAAGCAGTGAAAGCACGAAGTCGTTGACAGGAATAGAAGAATTGCTGTCTATCCGCCATCAAGTTAAAGAATTTAAAAAGGATCATTACTTGTTTCGTGAAGGAGATAGGGTCGAGGGAATTTTTATTATTCGCTCTGGTAAAATTAGCATTGAAAAAGTGACGCCGAACGGTCGTGAACTTACGCTAAAAATTTGTGGTCCAGATCAGCTCGTCGGTGAAGTCACTATTTTTTCTGAAGCACCAACATATATGTTAGATGCTCGTGCAGTTGAAGAGACCGTATGTTTTCATATAGGGATGAAAGATTTAGAAGAGGCATTGCTGCTGAATAGTCAGCTTGCGATGAATTTTATGAAATGGATGGGCATCGATCAGCAAAAAACCCAAACAAAATTTCGTGATTTATTGCTTCATGGTAAAAAAGGAGCTTTGTACTCAACGTTAATCAGGCTCACCAATAGCTACGGAGTTGAAACAGAAAAAGGAATTTTGATTGATATGGTGCTGACAAATCAAGAGCTGGCTAATTTTTGTGGGATGACGAGAGAAGTAGTTAATCGTCTACTCGGAAATTTGAAAAAAAATGGAACACTGAGCTTGTCTGAAGGAAAAATTCTTCTGCATGACGTGGAACATTTAAAAACAGAAACAAATTGTGAAAACTGTCCCATTTACCTATGCAAAATCGATTAG
- a CDS encoding cytochrome c oxidase subunit II: MHLHKYEKIWLALGIASLVVFLSVVGVSAFSQNHTPAGGMETIDPKKVNETAPFDNPGVTQLDDDTYQATIVAMAFGYTAPELKVPVGKEVIFKVTSTDVVHSFTIDNTKVNMMVVPGRITTKSYTFEKPGTYLILCNEYCGTGHHMMYTEIEVYEE, translated from the coding sequence ATGCATTTGCATAAGTATGAAAAAATTTGGCTCGCGTTAGGGATCGCATCTCTAGTTGTATTTTTAAGCGTAGTAGGAGTGAGTGCATTTTCTCAGAATCACACACCTGCTGGAGGAATGGAAACCATTGATCCCAAAAAGGTAAATGAAACGGCACCGTTTGACAATCCGGGCGTTACTCAATTAGATGACGACACCTATCAAGCAACAATTGTGGCGATGGCCTTTGGATACACCGCACCGGAATTGAAAGTTCCAGTGGGCAAGGAAGTTATTTTTAAAGTGACCAGCACCGATGTAGTTCACAGTTTTACAATTGATAACACGAAAGTCAATATGATGGTCGTTCCAGGTCGCATTACGACAAAATCTTACACGTTTGAAAAGCCCGGTACGTATTTGATTCTTTGCAATGAATACTGTGGGACTGGTCACCATATGATGTATACAGAAATAGAGGTGTATGAAGAATGA
- a CDS encoding b(o/a)3-type cytochrome-c oxidase subunit 1 has protein sequence MIALQDRKIALWNIGVAYTAFLIGTLCGLLQVFIRNDALQLPAWLDYYQILTAHGVLLALIYTTFFIFGFFITGMSKSLGSFGPKVRLFSWIGFWVTLLGTVMATVMIISGQASVMYTFYAPLKASGFFYVGLALVIIGTWISSFALVGHYRVWRKNNKGQLSPLFAFMTITTIIMWIIACLGVVATVLFQYIPWAFGWTDTIDVELSRSLFWYFGHPLVYFWLLPAYMAWYVIVPKLLGVKVFSDSLARLSFVLFILFSIPVGFHHQLTEPGISNFWKFLQVVLTFMVIVPSLMTAFSMFATFEIAGRKNGGKGLFGWFTKLPWKDIRFTSIFIAMLFFIPGGAGGIINASFQLNEVVHNTLWIVGHFHITVGTPVAMTFMGVTFWLIPYLTGRKFTKSMKVLGLVQIITWSIGMLLMSTAQHLLGLLGAPRRTAYSSYNNHPSSAEWFDGILTNHVTMAIGGSILFVSAMILIYIVVMTMFLSPKAVEAKDRVEFPLAESDMSNTPKWLENWWIWIGLALALIVLAYAIPLTHMIQHAPPGSEGFKTW, from the coding sequence ATGATTGCTTTGCAGGATCGAAAAATTGCTTTATGGAATATCGGTGTCGCGTATACTGCGTTTTTAATCGGAACTTTATGTGGACTTCTTCAAGTATTTATCCGAAATGATGCACTTCAATTACCAGCGTGGTTAGATTATTATCAGATTTTAACGGCACATGGTGTTTTACTGGCACTTATTTATACGACATTTTTTATTTTCGGATTTTTTATTACAGGTATGAGTAAAAGCTTAGGCAGCTTTGGACCTAAAGTTCGCTTGTTTTCTTGGATTGGTTTTTGGGTGACGTTGCTTGGGACTGTTATGGCAACGGTCATGATCATTTCTGGACAAGCCTCTGTCATGTATACATTTTATGCACCTTTAAAAGCAAGCGGCTTTTTCTATGTCGGACTTGCGTTGGTCATTATTGGAACGTGGATTAGTAGTTTCGCATTGGTCGGTCATTACCGCGTATGGCGTAAAAATAACAAAGGTCAATTGAGTCCTTTGTTTGCCTTTATGACCATTACCACCATAATTATGTGGATCATCGCGTGTCTAGGTGTTGTAGCGACTGTGCTTTTCCAATACATTCCGTGGGCGTTCGGGTGGACCGATACAATTGACGTCGAACTCAGCCGCTCGTTATTTTGGTATTTTGGTCATCCACTTGTCTATTTTTGGTTGCTGCCAGCCTATATGGCTTGGTACGTAATTGTACCAAAACTACTAGGTGTAAAAGTATTCAGTGATTCTCTGGCACGGTTGTCTTTCGTTCTGTTTATTTTATTTTCAATTCCAGTTGGTTTTCATCATCAGTTGACAGAACCCGGTATCTCAAATTTTTGGAAGTTTCTTCAAGTGGTCTTGACGTTCATGGTCATTGTTCCTTCCTTAATGACGGCGTTCTCGATGTTTGCAACGTTTGAAATTGCAGGTCGTAAAAACGGCGGCAAAGGTCTTTTCGGTTGGTTTACGAAATTGCCTTGGAAAGATATTCGCTTTACGTCTATTTTTATCGCCATGCTGTTCTTTATTCCCGGTGGAGCTGGCGGAATTATCAATGCAAGTTTCCAGTTAAACGAAGTGGTTCATAATACATTATGGATTGTTGGACATTTCCACATTACTGTAGGAACTCCGGTAGCGATGACATTTATGGGCGTAACATTTTGGCTGATTCCCTATTTAACGGGTCGTAAATTTACTAAGTCTATGAAAGTTTTAGGACTGGTGCAAATTATCACGTGGTCTATCGGAATGCTATTAATGTCGACAGCGCAGCATCTATTAGGTCTTCTCGGAGCACCAAGAAGAACCGCTTACTCTAGTTATAACAATCATCCCTCTTCAGCAGAATGGTTTGATGGTATTTTAACCAATCATGTCACAATGGCAATTGGCGGCAGCATTTTATTTGTGTCGGCAATGATCTTGATTTACATCGTTGTCATGACGATGTTCCTTTCGCCAAAAGCTGTTGAAGCGAAAGATAGGGTTGAGTTTCCGTTGGCTGAAAGTGATATGAGCAATACACCGAAATGGTTAGAAAATTGGTGGATTTGGATTGGGCTTGCTTTGGCACTGATTGTACTTGCCTATGCAATTCCATTAACACATATGATTCAACATGCACCGCCAGGCTCAGAAGGATTCAAAACGTGGTAG
- a CDS encoding methyltransferase family protein codes for MTILEWLFTAISVFWLSEFLIFRNRGIGQGDSLEKRTFFSIFGVLIATILVAFALQELAPFESLVVVGQLVGVILLAAGVFLRFWGILHLKTQFTRYVTVREGDEIVSTGPYQKLRHPLYTGLLLITLGMALFFSSMIAAVVGGSAMIWALLQRINYEEALLIEKFGSDYEQWMKQRARLIPFIY; via the coding sequence ATGACGATTTTAGAATGGCTGTTTACAGCAATAAGTGTGTTTTGGCTAAGTGAATTTCTAATTTTTCGCAATCGTGGGATTGGCCAAGGCGATTCGTTGGAAAAACGTACCTTTTTTTCGATTTTCGGCGTATTGATCGCAACAATTCTAGTGGCCTTTGCATTGCAAGAACTGGCACCGTTTGAATCACTCGTAGTTGTCGGGCAACTAGTAGGTGTCATCTTACTTGCTGCGGGTGTGTTTTTGCGGTTTTGGGGAATTTTACACTTGAAAACACAATTCACACGTTACGTTACAGTTCGAGAAGGCGATGAAATCGTCAGTACCGGGCCTTACCAGAAGCTACGGCATCCATTGTATACGGGTTTGTTGTTGATCACACTTGGCATGGCGCTTTTCTTTAGCAGTATGATTGCAGCCGTTGTGGGAGGGAGTGCCATGATTTGGGCATTACTTCAACGCATCAATTATGAAGAGGCGTTGCTTATTGAGAAATTTGGGTCTGATTATGAGCAGTGGATGAAGCAGCGCGCTCGATTGATTCCGTTTATTTACTAA
- a CDS encoding organic hydroperoxide resistance protein yields the protein MKTLFETTMINTGGRDGAVYSPDNIFYMDVAKPQALGGSATTATNPEQLFAAGYSACFNSALELVLEADKVDIEKSEVTATVALIVDKDNGGVKLAVKLVVDITGISEELKRTYVEKAHHTCPYSKAIQGSVDVELSIL from the coding sequence ATGAAAACACTATTTGAAACAACAATGATTAATACAGGCGGAAGAGACGGAGCGGTTTATTCACCGGATAACATTTTTTATATGGACGTAGCAAAACCACAGGCTCTTGGTGGAAGCGCAACAACTGCGACAAATCCTGAGCAGCTTTTTGCGGCAGGCTATAGCGCATGCTTTAACAGTGCGTTGGAATTGGTACTAGAAGCCGACAAAGTGGACATAGAGAAAAGCGAAGTAACCGCGACTGTTGCGCTGATTGTGGATAAAGACAACGGCGGTGTGAAACTAGCTGTGAAACTAGTTGTTGATATTACTGGGATTAGTGAAGAGTTAAAGCGGACATATGTTGAAAAAGCACATCATACGTGCCCGTACTCAAAAGCGATTCAAGGATCTGTGGATGTGGAACTAAGCATTCTATAA
- a CDS encoding MarR family winged helix-turn-helix transcriptional regulator yields MEKPTKLDQQLCFEVYKASSNFSKMYAKALEPFNLTFTQYLVLLVLWDEDKLLTKNIGERLGLGTGTLNPILNRMIERGRLIKQQSETDKRAFVISLTEKAKSEQLAVEQAVFEKVTSCNFMGVNAIALMKNLKELNAAFKTMDL; encoded by the coding sequence ATGGAAAAACCAACAAAACTGGATCAGCAATTATGCTTTGAAGTGTATAAAGCTTCCAGTAATTTTTCGAAAATGTATGCTAAAGCACTAGAGCCGTTCAACCTAACATTTACGCAGTATCTCGTGTTGCTCGTTCTATGGGATGAAGACAAACTGCTAACAAAAAATATCGGTGAGCGACTAGGACTTGGCACAGGAACGTTAAATCCTATTCTTAACCGGATGATTGAACGTGGTAGGCTAATTAAACAGCAGTCCGAAACGGATAAGCGTGCATTTGTCATTTCGTTGACGGAAAAGGCCAAAAGCGAACAATTAGCGGTTGAACAAGCTGTCTTTGAGAAAGTCACTAGCTGCAATTTTATGGGGGTCAACGCAATAGCGTTGATGAAAAACTTAAAAGAGTTGAATGCCGCTTTCAAAACCATGGATTTGTAA
- a CDS encoding glutathione peroxidase: MNIYDIAVPKPNGEEYQLSEYKGKAMLIVNTATKCGLRDQFDGLEKMYEDYKDQGLMVLGFPSNQFKQEEATGEKAQEACRMTYGVTFPMHDLVKVNGEDAHPLFNYLTSNTKGFLTSGIKWNFTKFLIDQNGNIVSRFSPKDTPESFEKDIQKVLSK; this comes from the coding sequence ATGAATATTTACGATATTGCCGTACCGAAACCGAATGGTGAAGAATATCAGTTAAGTGAATATAAAGGAAAAGCGATGTTAATTGTTAACACCGCCACAAAATGTGGGCTGAGAGATCAGTTTGATGGCTTAGAAAAAATGTATGAAGATTATAAGGACCAAGGATTAATGGTTTTAGGATTTCCGTCCAATCAATTTAAACAAGAAGAAGCCACTGGAGAAAAAGCGCAAGAAGCTTGTCGTATGACATATGGTGTTACTTTTCCTATGCATGACTTAGTAAAAGTGAACGGCGAAGACGCACATCCGCTTTTTAACTATTTGACTAGCAACACAAAAGGATTTTTGACAAGTGGTATCAAATGGAACTTCACGAAATTTCTAATTGACCAGAACGGTAACATCGTTTCACGATTTTCTCCAAAAGATACACCTGAATCGTTTGAAAAGGACATTCAGAAAGTACTTTCCAAGTAA
- a CDS encoding GTP pyrophosphokinase — protein MEASIKDDLRKLKDSKREIMRFMMGYKFALDEINTKINILQQEFQFVHDYNPIENVSSRVKSPESIMKKATKKGIELSRSDVKKTIKDIAGIRITCSFETDIYRLSTMLQNQADLKVLDVKDYIKNPKPNGYRSLHLLLVVPVFMSDRVEEVCVEVQIRTIAMDFWASLEHKIYYKYNKEVPVDIIRELKESAESAAQLDRKMEKIQLRMNKLKDQIGDDEDLSEILIDKERFRLPTNFTLNRMT, from the coding sequence ATGGAAGCTAGTATAAAAGACGACTTACGAAAATTGAAAGATTCTAAAAGAGAAATTATGAGATTTATGATGGGTTACAAGTTCGCATTAGATGAAATAAATACAAAAATTAATATCTTACAACAGGAATTCCAATTTGTTCATGATTATAATCCGATTGAAAATGTCAGTTCAAGAGTAAAATCTCCTGAAAGTATTATGAAAAAAGCGACAAAAAAAGGAATTGAGCTTTCGCGTTCAGATGTAAAAAAGACGATTAAAGACATAGCGGGAATTCGAATTACGTGTTCATTTGAAACGGATATCTATCGGCTAAGTACAATGCTACAAAACCAAGCTGATTTAAAAGTTCTTGACGTGAAGGATTACATCAAGAATCCAAAGCCAAACGGTTACCGCAGTTTGCATTTATTGCTGGTGGTTCCTGTTTTTATGTCGGACCGCGTGGAAGAAGTTTGTGTAGAAGTGCAAATCAGAACCATTGCGATGGATTTTTGGGCCAGCCTCGAACATAAAATCTACTATAAATACAATAAAGAAGTTCCCGTTGATATTATTAGAGAGTTGAAAGAATCGGCAGAATCAGCAGCACAATTAGATCGCAAAATGGAAAAAATTCAGCTGCGTATGAACAAGTTGAAAGACCAGATTGGTGATGATGAAGATCTTTCTGAGATTTTGATTGATAAAGAACGGTTCCGTTTACCAACTAATTTCACGTTAAATAGAATGACATAA
- a CDS encoding TetR/AcrR family transcriptional regulator produces the protein MPKLTFYNLPKDKQQHLIGAAKQEFSNASLSEASIANIVKAAGISRGSFYQYFEGKEDLYFYLLNGYAVEQKQIFKTILQKKSGDLFQAISEFYRFTVNEEELLDFKRNVLLNMTEQVETKFIKIVNEEESAEEFRAISLLIDTTKLNVSGNKELYHLLKIMMSVTVRNWIEYFAKNLTIDESIANYELELKLLRTGLSRV, from the coding sequence ATGCCAAAACTAACCTTTTATAATTTACCTAAGGACAAGCAACAGCACTTGATTGGAGCAGCTAAACAGGAATTCTCAAATGCATCTTTGTCAGAGGCTTCTATTGCTAATATCGTTAAAGCAGCGGGGATTTCTCGAGGCAGCTTTTATCAATATTTTGAAGGGAAAGAAGATCTTTATTTTTACTTGCTGAATGGCTACGCGGTCGAACAAAAACAAATTTTCAAAACAATATTGCAGAAAAAAAGTGGGGATCTATTTCAAGCTATTAGTGAATTTTACCGATTTACCGTAAACGAAGAAGAATTACTCGACTTTAAACGAAACGTCCTTTTGAATATGACAGAACAAGTAGAAACTAAATTTATTAAAATTGTCAATGAAGAAGAGTCTGCAGAAGAATTCCGAGCGATTAGCCTTTTGATCGATACGACCAAGTTAAACGTTTCTGGAAACAAAGAACTATACCATCTGCTTAAAATTATGATGTCGGTGACCGTTAGGAATTGGATTGAATATTTCGCTAAAAACTTAACGATTGATGAGTCTATTGCAAATTACGAATTAGAATTAAAGTTGTTGAGAACAGGGCTTTCCCGTGTCTAA
- a CDS encoding DUF3934 family protein — protein MSKAKAKPKSGTGQGTGKKGWTRWKSGANKAKSFKPYTSKNTKKADEPKTEKELASEWVDA, from the coding sequence ATGAGCAAAGCAAAAGCGAAACCGAAAAGTGGTACGGGTCAGGGAACTGGCAAAAAAGGATGGACTCGCTGGAAATCCGGTGCCAACAAAGCGAAGAGTTTTAAACCGTATACCAGCAAAAATACTAAAAAAGCGGACGAGCCGAAAACAGAAAAAGAACTAGCTTCTGAATGGGTCGATGCATAG
- a CDS encoding PAS domain S-box protein, whose amino-acid sequence MPNAPTSLASIPEKEKMYQDIVNYSDETTIIHSNQKVLYINQSGAEFFKAKQEEVVGADVVEVFTDDYKELITKRIQKGMENRTIGELMETTVRRFDGTLADVELYCYPVQYGETVAIQSTMRDITLQKKMSHDLRQLKNEISAPIVPIIDGLAVLPLVGSVDGDRSMRLLDIIPQKVQGENLHCLIIDVSGIYNIDNVVAEFLYKIDQIMRLLGIQLIFTGIRPELALKAVDVRVDFSKLKTMSTVKQALKQYLTAN is encoded by the coding sequence ATGCCGAATGCACCAACTTCGTTAGCAAGTATTCCAGAAAAAGAAAAAATGTATCAGGACATTGTGAATTATTCTGACGAAACAACAATTATCCATTCAAATCAGAAGGTTTTATATATAAACCAATCAGGTGCTGAATTTTTTAAAGCGAAGCAAGAAGAAGTTGTGGGCGCAGATGTAGTAGAGGTCTTTACAGACGACTACAAAGAATTAATTACGAAGCGAATTCAAAAAGGGATGGAAAATCGTACAATTGGAGAGTTGATGGAAACGACTGTTAGACGTTTTGACGGGACTTTAGCCGATGTTGAATTGTATTGTTACCCAGTTCAGTACGGAGAAACGGTAGCCATCCAGTCCACTATGCGTGATATCACGCTTCAGAAAAAAATGTCGCATGACTTACGCCAACTTAAAAACGAAATTTCAGCACCAATTGTTCCGATTATTGATGGACTAGCTGTGTTGCCACTTGTAGGATCAGTCGATGGGGATCGGAGTATGCGCCTGCTGGATATTATCCCGCAGAAAGTTCAAGGAGAAAATTTGCATTGTCTCATTATTGATGTTTCAGGGATTTATAATATTGATAATGTGGTTGCAGAATTTCTATACAAAATTGATCAAATCATGCGCTTGTTAGGCATTCAGCTTATTTTTACAGGAATTCGTCCTGAACTGGCATTAAAAGCTGTCGATGTGCGCGTAGACTTTAGCAAACTAAAGACAATGAGTACCGTAAAACAAGCGTTAAAACAATATTTGACGGCTAATTAA
- a CDS encoding acyl-CoA thioesterase: protein MTEPLAAGVARTIQTKLVLPPDTNHLGTIFGGTVLAYIDEIAAITAMRHSGKAVVTASIDTVNFLSSAKVGDIFILEGVVISTGRTSMEVYVKAECQQIETGNRNLTTTAILTMVAVDSDGKPTPVVGVIPETPAEKELFKSAQERKQRRMKVNEFAKELC, encoded by the coding sequence ATGACAGAACCATTAGCAGCAGGTGTGGCAAGAACCATTCAAACAAAGTTAGTGTTGCCACCTGATACGAATCATTTAGGAACGATATTCGGTGGAACCGTACTCGCGTATATTGATGAAATTGCCGCTATTACTGCCATGAGGCACAGCGGAAAAGCAGTCGTTACAGCTTCGATTGATACGGTGAATTTTTTATCTTCCGCTAAAGTAGGGGACATTTTCATCTTAGAAGGTGTTGTAATATCGACAGGAAGAACATCGATGGAAGTGTATGTTAAAGCAGAATGTCAGCAGATTGAAACCGGCAATAGAAATTTGACGACGACAGCTATTTTGACAATGGTTGCAGTCGACAGTGACGGCAAACCGACACCGGTCGTTGGTGTTATACCAGAAACTCCTGCTGAAAAAGAATTATTTAAAAGCGCACAGGAGCGGAAACAGCGACGCATGAAAGTGAACGAATTCGCAAAGGAGTTATGCTGA
- a CDS encoding ribonucleoside-diphosphate reductase subunit alpha, producing MNMKTDTTEMDAVEKALKRATEVYGLDTRELLERAAKLAEQAKGEQSLLYALNRITMDEPDWTYVAAELYVSDLYKKAASSRNYSATEKYGDFYELIKALTQVGIYSKELLASYSQEEITEIGQEIEPSRDLLFNYIGLFLLADRYLAKDYEGQLFELPQERFLVIAMTLMQNEPQERRLELVKEAYWAMSHLYMTVATPTLSNAGKSFGQLSSCFIDTVDDSLDGIYLNNWDIARLSKDGGGIGIYYGKVRALGSDIKKFKGNSSGVVPWIRLLNDTAVSVDQLGQRQGAVAIYLDVFHKDIMNGFLDLKTNNGDERRKAHDIFTGVSIPDLFMERLQEKDENGRSIGEWHTFCPHQVKQVMGWKDANGNALGLEDFYDEKDSKYFSEKYQEAVDHPLLPRKTYRAMEIMARIMVSQLETGTPYMFYRDEVNRQNPNKHTRGRGLTSIYCSNLCTEIMQNMSATTIVKEYTDEDGNLVMIRKPGDFVVCNLSSINLPRAVKADVLARLVPIQTRMLDNVIDLNTISVGQAEATNKKYRAIGLGTFGWHHLLALEGIHWESEKAVEFADKLYEEIAYQTIRASMQLAEEKGAFSQFSGSEWHTGEYFERRNYTSERWNDLQQQVATTGVRNGWMMAVAPNSSTAKIGGSTDGIDPLYAVEYAEEKKNFKFKVTAPDLDHNTYDFYRRSRHVLDQKWSIRQNAARQRHIDQSISFNFYVPHTIKAKELLELHLEAWKQNLKTTYYVRSTSQAEIEECEACQS from the coding sequence ATGAATATGAAAACAGATACAACAGAAATGGACGCAGTAGAAAAAGCGCTCAAGCGAGCAACTGAGGTTTATGGACTAGATACGCGCGAGCTACTAGAGCGAGCAGCAAAACTCGCTGAACAAGCAAAAGGCGAGCAATCCTTACTTTATGCATTAAATCGTATCACAATGGACGAGCCAGACTGGACTTACGTAGCGGCAGAGTTGTATGTCAGTGATTTGTATAAGAAAGCCGCAAGCAGCCGCAATTATTCCGCTACTGAAAAATATGGTGACTTTTATGAGTTAATCAAAGCATTAACACAAGTCGGGATCTACTCAAAAGAGCTCTTAGCTTCTTATTCTCAAGAAGAGATTACAGAAATAGGTCAAGAAATCGAGCCGAGTCGGGATTTGCTATTTAACTACATCGGTTTGTTTTTACTGGCAGATCGTTATTTGGCAAAAGACTATGAAGGGCAGTTGTTTGAACTTCCGCAAGAGCGCTTTTTAGTTATTGCCATGACGTTAATGCAAAATGAGCCGCAAGAGCGTCGATTAGAGCTCGTTAAAGAAGCGTATTGGGCGATGAGTCATTTGTATATGACCGTTGCGACTCCAACTTTATCGAATGCAGGTAAAAGTTTTGGGCAATTGTCTTCGTGTTTTATCGATACGGTAGACGATTCTTTAGACGGCATTTACTTAAACAACTGGGATATCGCGCGCCTTAGTAAAGATGGTGGGGGCATCGGCATTTATTACGGCAAAGTGCGAGCGTTAGGCTCAGACATTAAAAAATTCAAAGGCAATTCTTCGGGTGTCGTACCGTGGATTCGTTTGCTTAATGATACAGCGGTCAGTGTCGATCAGCTAGGTCAGCGTCAAGGAGCAGTCGCGATTTACTTAGACGTCTTCCATAAAGACATTATGAACGGCTTCTTGGATTTGAAAACCAATAATGGCGACGAGCGCCGCAAAGCACATGATATTTTCACAGGTGTATCAATTCCAGATTTGTTTATGGAGCGTCTGCAAGAAAAAGACGAAAACGGACGCAGTATTGGGGAATGGCATACGTTCTGTCCACACCAAGTCAAGCAAGTGATGGGCTGGAAAGATGCGAATGGCAACGCATTAGGACTTGAAGATTTTTACGATGAAAAAGATTCCAAATACTTTAGCGAAAAATACCAAGAAGCAGTTGATCATCCGTTATTGCCGCGTAAAACGTATCGCGCAATGGAAATTATGGCGCGCATCATGGTGTCTCAGCTAGAAACTGGCACACCGTATATGTTTTACCGTGACGAAGTCAATCGTCAAAATCCGAACAAGCACACAAGAGGTCGCGGGCTGACATCGATTTATTGCAGTAACTTGTGTACAGAAATTATGCAAAATATGTCAGCTACTACTATTGTTAAAGAATATACTGATGAAGACGGCAACCTCGTTATGATCCGCAAGCCAGGCGATTTTGTGGTGTGCAACTTGTCATCAATCAACTTGCCAAGAGCGGTCAAAGCTGACGTATTAGCGCGTTTAGTACCGATTCAAACACGCATGCTTGATAACGTCATTGACTTAAATACGATTTCAGTAGGACAAGCTGAAGCAACAAATAAAAAATACCGCGCAATTGGTTTAGGAACGTTCGGATGGCACCACTTACTTGCACTTGAAGGCATCCATTGGGAAAGTGAAAAAGCGGTTGAGTTTGCCGATAAGCTTTACGAAGAAATTGCTTATCAAACGATACGTGCTTCTATGCAATTAGCGGAAGAAAAAGGTGCGTTCAGTCAATTTTCTGGATCAGAATGGCACACAGGCGAGTATTTTGAACGCCGCAACTACACGAGTGAGCGCTGGAACGACTTGCAACAACAAGTGGCAACAACAGGAGTTCGAAACGGCTGGATGATGGCTGTTGCGCCGAACTCATCAACTGCGAAAATCGGTGGTTCAACAGATGGCATCGATCCGCTATACGCCGTTGAATACGCTGAAGAGAAAAAGAACTTCAAATTTAAAGTGACTGCACCTGACTTGGATCACAATACGTATGATTTCTATCGTCGTTCACGTCATGTGCTTGATCAAAAATGGAGCATTCGTCAAAATGCAGCACGTCAACGCCATATTGATCAATCCATCAGCTTTAACTTTTATGTCCCGCACACGATTAAAGCAAAAGAATTATTAGAGCTGCACTTAGAAGCATGGAAGCAAAACTTGAAAACGACTTATTATGTTCGCAGTACATCGCAAGCGGAAATCGAAGAATGCGAAGCGTGTCAAAGCTAA